From Schizosaccharomyces pombe strain 972h- genome assembly, chromosome: II, the proteins below share one genomic window:
- the new20 gene encoding protein new20 — protein MSNQGKDSFKAYSYFCPCGQLFLTIHVSLTRLPQRQLDKRHVVDEKLNHIAHFSTGNKYYITRSDGGYEQRIQLLCRRCTLECAYALEAAPGYIYVDPTLVNEKPVTVSVSNLKE, from the exons ATGAGTAATCAAGGAAAGGATTCTTTTAAAGCCTATTCATATTTTTGCCCGTGTGgtcaactttttttaaccaTACATGTCTCTCTTACTCGTCTTCCGCAACGGCAACTAGATAAACGCCATGTTGTGGAcgaaaaattaaatcataTAGCACATTTCTCCACAGGCAACAAATATTACATTACTAG AAGCGACGGAGGTTACGAACAACGAATACAGCTTTTATGTCGCAGATGTACACTGGAATGTGCATACGCTTTAGAAGCGGCGCCCGGTTACATATATGTGGACCCTACCCTAGTTAATGAAAAACCAGTCACAGTGTCGGTTTCTAACTTGAAAGAATAA